A single region of the Hyalangium ruber genome encodes:
- a CDS encoding kelch repeat-containing protein encodes MHRVSRLAAVLACLSLACTPVEGPDSEPPLEHAAAPLLAPAWRLGPPMREAHLRHTTTLLPSGKILVTGGLNASQNRAGAEVYDPATGTWSATGPMGQNRSYHTATLLPSGKVLVAGGATGVSTLATAELYNPTTNTWMPTSSMARARQGHSATLLPSGKVLVTAGISGIYLASSELYDPATGTWSATGALPKARYWHTATLLPSGKVLVSGGVGNPEGAQNRNDLYDPATGTWSTLSPLITARYDHIATVLPSGKVLVAGGYNDSLGLLASAELYDPVPNTWSPTGSMAQARDRSSATLLPSGKVLVMGGKQVDTLASAELYNPSTGTWGAAPSMSQVRYQHTSTLMPDGRVLVVGGGNDPDALSSVELYDPSAGVWRSTVPMSVGRQGHSGTLLPSGKVLVAGGYASTTLHASAELYDPTNFTWTPTGAMSQARLFHTATLLNSGKVLVTGGTGSTIDLPQTEEYDPLTGTWSPAGTLAQSRSGHTTTLLPSGKVLAVGGRYTASLASVEVYDPDTHAWSATGILTRARAYHTATLLHSGKVLVTGGVGTSGALAIAELYDPSTGTWSLTGALSRARSRHTATLLPSGKVLVTGGETSSTALTSTEVYDPATGTWSSTGNLATPRRNHVAVLMPSGKVIITSGDNTIRLLVTEEYDPVTGISKTTGLQSAGRTSPTATVIPSGQLLLTGGLGNAGELSSAEEYEPTGTIPFWKPRLFIPAPGDTLEPGSIFSAYGTLLRGLSEASSGTTHSSPTDFPLLSLMDMQQGRLFAFPFHDFSPGHVTATLPMVPEGHYLLSLTVNALTGLQVIRVAELIPDTTIIYTPPNPSNQSVATFSFVSTDSGAVFECSLDGDTFSPCVSSTTYAGLTEGIHSFQVRARDVAGNADPTPASYSWAIDLTPPEIVLVAVPANPSNQTFATFLFESNEAGALFECSLDGAAFDPCSSPATYSSLSEGVHALHVRARDAAGNVNPTPVSYFWAIDLTAPDTVIESAPPLPSNQSTATFTFSSNEAILYECSLDEGTFSACSPPVNFVNLPEGEHVFRVRARDAAGNVDPTPALHFWFIDLTAPDTVITTSPPNLSDQTVAFFDFDSNEGRVLFECSLDEADFSACSPPITLVGLSEGLHTFRVRARDAAGNVDTSPASYSWSIDQTAPVTILTSTPAHPSNQPSATFTFASESGALFECSLDGAAFGPCSSPATYSSLSEGEHVFHVRARDEAGNVNSTPVSYFWAIDLEAPDTALTSAPAGISNESSATFTFSSETGAFFECRLEEEASFSVCSSPKSYANLVEGSHTFQVRARDEAGNIDPTPASYSWSIDLSVPSAPVITSPADGATLSESQPVLSGTAQPGSSISLTLNGAVASLTTASETGAWSFTPEQPLADGAHKLSATATDTGGTSPAATVHFTVDTRPDDPPAPPDSGGGCDCAAGSGDASWLLGGLGLLARLTARQRKPRRGHPREEEA; translated from the coding sequence ATGCATCGCGTTTCGCGGCTCGCGGCGGTCCTCGCCTGCCTCTCCCTGGCGTGTACACCCGTGGAGGGTCCTGACTCCGAGCCGCCACTCGAGCACGCCGCCGCCCCGCTCCTGGCACCGGCTTGGCGTCTGGGGCCGCCTATGCGGGAGGCCCACCTCCGCCACACCACCACGCTGCTGCCTTCGGGAAAGATCCTCGTCACCGGAGGGCTGAACGCCTCGCAAAATCGCGCGGGCGCCGAGGTGTACGACCCGGCCACCGGCACCTGGAGCGCCACGGGCCCTATGGGCCAGAACCGCTCCTACCACACGGCCACGCTGCTGCCTTCGGGCAAGGTCCTCGTCGCGGGCGGGGCAACCGGGGTCAGCACCCTGGCCACCGCCGAGCTGTACAATCCGACCACCAACACCTGGATGCCCACCAGCAGCATGGCGCGGGCCCGGCAGGGCCACAGCGCCACGCTGCTGCCCTCGGGAAAGGTGCTCGTCACCGCCGGGATCAGCGGCATCTATCTGGCCAGCAGCGAGCTGTACGACCCGGCCACCGGCACCTGGAGCGCCACCGGGGCCCTCCCGAAGGCCCGCTATTGGCACACCGCCACGCTGCTGCCCTCGGGCAAGGTCCTCGTCTCCGGAGGCGTGGGCAATCCCGAGGGAGCGCAGAACCGCAACGATCTCTACGATCCGGCCACCGGCACCTGGAGCACCCTCAGCCCCCTGATCACCGCGCGCTATGACCACATCGCCACGGTGCTGCCCTCGGGCAAGGTCCTCGTCGCGGGGGGATACAACGACAGCCTGGGTCTGCTGGCCAGCGCCGAGCTGTACGACCCGGTCCCCAACACCTGGAGCCCGACGGGCTCCATGGCCCAGGCCCGCGACCGCTCCTCGGCCACGCTGCTGCCCTCGGGCAAGGTGCTCGTCATGGGGGGAAAGCAGGTGGACACGCTGGCCAGCGCCGAGCTGTACAACCCGTCCACGGGCACCTGGGGCGCCGCTCCCTCCATGTCCCAGGTCCGCTACCAGCACACGTCCACGCTGATGCCCGATGGCAGGGTGCTCGTCGTGGGAGGGGGAAACGACCCGGACGCTCTGAGCAGCGTCGAGCTGTACGATCCCTCCGCGGGCGTCTGGCGCTCCACCGTCCCCATGAGCGTGGGCCGCCAGGGCCACAGCGGCACGCTGCTGCCCTCGGGCAAAGTGCTCGTCGCGGGGGGATACGCTTCCACCACCCTTCATGCCAGCGCCGAGCTGTACGACCCGACGAACTTCACCTGGACTCCCACGGGCGCGATGTCCCAGGCCCGCCTCTTCCACACGGCCACGCTGCTGAACTCGGGCAAGGTGCTCGTCACCGGCGGCACGGGCTCCACGATCGATCTTCCCCAAACCGAGGAGTACGACCCACTCACCGGCACCTGGAGCCCTGCCGGGACCCTGGCCCAGAGCCGCTCGGGGCACACCACGACGTTGCTGCCCTCGGGCAAGGTGCTCGCCGTCGGAGGGAGGTACACCGCCTCTCTGGCCAGCGTGGAGGTGTACGATCCGGACACCCACGCCTGGAGTGCCACGGGCATCCTGACCCGGGCCCGCGCCTACCACACGGCCACCTTGCTGCACTCGGGCAAGGTGCTCGTCACCGGCGGAGTTGGCACCTCGGGCGCGCTTGCCATCGCCGAGCTGTACGATCCCAGCACCGGTACCTGGAGCCTCACCGGCGCTCTGTCGCGGGCCCGCTCCCGCCACACCGCCACGCTGCTGCCTTCGGGCAAGGTGCTCGTCACAGGGGGGGAAACCTCCTCCACCGCGCTGACCAGCACCGAGGTCTATGACCCGGCCACGGGTACCTGGAGCAGCACCGGCAACCTGGCAACGCCACGCCGCAACCACGTCGCCGTGCTGATGCCTTCCGGCAAGGTGATCATCACCTCGGGAGACAACACCATCCGGCTCCTCGTCACCGAGGAGTATGACCCGGTCACCGGCATCTCGAAGACCACTGGCCTCCAAAGCGCCGGCCGCACTTCGCCCACCGCCACGGTGATCCCCTCGGGCCAGCTGCTCCTCACGGGGGGCCTTGGGAACGCGGGGGAGCTCTCCAGCGCCGAGGAGTATGAGCCCACGGGGACCATTCCTTTCTGGAAACCCAGGCTCTTCATCCCCGCACCTGGCGACACGTTGGAGCCGGGCAGCATCTTCAGCGCCTACGGTACGCTCCTCCGTGGCCTCTCGGAGGCCAGCAGCGGCACGACCCACAGCTCCCCCACGGACTTTCCGCTGCTGAGCCTGATGGACATGCAACAGGGCCGGCTGTTTGCCTTCCCCTTCCATGATTTCTCCCCTGGGCATGTCACAGCCACCCTGCCGATGGTGCCTGAGGGCCACTACCTGCTGTCCCTCACCGTCAACGCCCTCACCGGCCTGCAGGTGATTCGTGTAGCCGAGCTGATTCCGGACACGACGATCATCTACACGCCGCCCAACCCTTCGAACCAGAGCGTCGCTACCTTCTCCTTCGTCTCGACGGACTCGGGGGCTGTCTTCGAGTGCAGTCTGGATGGGGACACCTTCAGTCCCTGTGTCTCGTCAACCACCTACGCAGGACTCACCGAGGGTATCCACTCCTTCCAGGTGCGCGCGCGCGACGTGGCTGGCAACGCGGACCCCACTCCGGCCAGCTATTCCTGGGCCATCGATCTGACTCCTCCGGAGATTGTTCTGGTCGCTGTTCCGGCCAACCCGTCTAACCAGACCTTCGCCACCTTCCTCTTTGAAAGCAACGAGGCAGGAGCGCTCTTCGAGTGCAGCCTGGATGGGGCGGCCTTCGACCCTTGCTCTTCGCCGGCCACCTACTCGAGCCTCTCCGAGGGCGTGCACGCCCTCCACGTGCGTGCGCGCGATGCGGCCGGCAACGTGAATCCCACTCCGGTCAGCTACTTCTGGGCCATCGATCTGACGGCGCCTGACACCGTCATCGAGTCCGCTCCTCCCCTCCCTTCCAACCAGTCCACCGCCACCTTCACCTTCTCCAGTAACGAGGCAATCCTCTACGAGTGCAGCCTGGACGAGGGCACCTTCAGCGCCTGCTCCCCTCCGGTGAACTTCGTCAACCTCCCCGAGGGAGAGCATGTCTTCCGCGTACGTGCGCGCGACGCGGCCGGCAACGTGGACCCCACCCCCGCCCTCCACTTCTGGTTCATCGACCTGACGGCCCCAGACACCGTCATCACCACAAGTCCACCAAACCTCTCCGACCAGACCGTGGCCTTCTTCGACTTTGACAGCAACGAGGGCCGAGTCCTCTTCGAGTGCAGCCTGGACGAAGCCGACTTCAGTGCCTGTTCCCCACCGATCACTCTTGTCGGTCTCTCGGAGGGGCTACACACCTTCCGCGTGCGTGCGCGGGATGCGGCTGGGAACGTGGATACATCTCCGGCCAGTTACTCCTGGAGCATCGATCAGACAGCCCCAGTCACCATCCTGACCTCTACGCCCGCGCATCCCTCCAACCAGCCCTCGGCGACTTTCACCTTTGCCAGTGAGTCGGGCGCGCTCTTCGAATGCAGCCTGGATGGAGCGGCCTTCGGCCCCTGCTCGTCGCCGGCCACCTACTCGAGCCTCTCCGAGGGCGAGCACGTCTTCCACGTGCGGGCGCGCGATGAGGCCGGCAACGTGAACTCCACTCCGGTCAGCTACTTCTGGGCCATCGATCTGGAAGCCCCAGACACTGCCCTGACCTCGGCTCCGGCAGGGATTTCGAATGAGTCCTCGGCCACCTTCACCTTCTCCAGTGAGACAGGAGCCTTCTTCGAGTGCAGGCTGGAAGAAGAGGCATCCTTCAGCGTCTGCTCCTCTCCGAAGAGCTACGCCAACCTCGTGGAGGGTTCGCACACCTTCCAGGTGCGCGCACGCGATGAGGCCGGAAACATCGACCCCACTCCAGCCAGCTACTCCTGGAGCATCGATCTGTCGGTGCCCTCGGCCCCTGTCATCACCTCGCCCGCAGACGGCGCCACGCTCTCCGAGTCCCAGCCCGTCCTCTCCGGCACCGCTCAGCCCGGCAGTTCCATCAGCCTCACCTTGAACGGAGCCGTGGCGAGCCTCACCACCGCCAGCGAGACCGGCGCCTGGTCCTTCACGCCCGAGCAGCCCCTGGCCGATGGAGCCCACAAGCTCTCAGCCACCGCCACCGACACCGGCGGAACCAGCCCCGCCGCCACGGTCCACTTCACCGTGGACACCCGTCCCGACGACCCCCCCGCGCCTCCGGACTCGGGAGGAGGCTGTGACTGCGCGGCGGGCTCTGGCGATGCCTCCTGGCTGCTGGGAGGGCTAGGGCTGTTGGCCCGCCTGACCGCCCGTCAACGCAAACCCCGCAGGGGACACCCGCGAGAGGAGGAAGCGTGA